TCGACGAGATCCTGCAACTGGTCAACGTCATCAGGGGGGAGATGAGCCTGGTCGGCCCTCGTCCGGCCCTCCCCCACGAGGTCGCCGCATTCGACCAGGACCATCTCGCACGACTGGACATGCGGCCCGGGATCACCGGGCTCTGGCAGGTCGAGGCGAGAGACAACCCTTCGTTCCACGTTTATCGTCGACTCGACCTCTTCTACGTCGAGAACTGGTCCCTGAGGATGGACGCGCTCATCCTGCTGGGCACGATCCGAAGTCTCCTCGGCCGCGCCGTCCGCCTTCTTCGGAGCGCCCGCTCCGCGGACCTGCCACGCGATCGTCTGATCTCGGGCTCGTCGGGCGTCGCCAGCCCAAACTCCACTCTGTGACCAGTGCCGCTCGGGCTCACGTCAGGACCGCACCCGCACCAGGCCCGTTGAGCGTGAGGCGACCCACGATGGCCGAGACGGACCCAGCCGCCGCCCCAACCCCGGCCGGGTTCGAGCCGCCGCGGCCCACCGCCTTCCTCGGTGGCCAACCCGCCCGCACCGCGGCCCCGGTGCGGCTCGGTGCGACGGACGTCGCTCCGGTCACGCTCGCGGGCGCCGTCGACGCCCTGAGCGACCTGATCGAGTCCCAGGAGCGGCACCTGGTCGTCACGCCCAACGTCGATCACCTGGTCCTCCTCGAGCACGACTCCGAGTTCGCGGCCGCCTACGGTCGTGCCTCCCTCCGCGTCGTCGACGGAGCGCCGCTGGTGCTCCTCGCCCGTCTGCTCGGCACACCGGTTCCCGGGCGGATCGCCGGTGTGGACCTCACGCTCTCGGTCCTGGCGGCCGCCGAGCGCGAGCGGAGGTCCGTCTTCTTCCTCGGCGGTGACCCGCCCGTCCTGCAG
The nucleotide sequence above comes from Acidimicrobiia bacterium. Encoded proteins:
- a CDS encoding sugar transferase codes for the protein DEILQLVNVIRGEMSLVGPRPALPHEVAAFDQDHLARLDMRPGITGLWQVEARDNPSFHVYRRLDLFYVENWSLRMDALILLGTIRSLLGRAVRLLRSARSADLPRDRLISGSSGVASPNSTL